The genomic DNA AGACTTAAATCAACTGACTGAATATTTGACTTGAACatactcattttaaaacaatcatTGGTCAATTCTTACAATTTTCAGACTAGAAAAACATAGCAAGTCCTGTGGTTAGATTGTAAAATCTCTTCTAAACTAACAATGGCAGTTAGTTTTTGAATAAATCTATGATGAGAAATAGGCTGTGTGGTTGCAAAATAAGGCTTTCATCTAAAAACAATGCCTGCTGACAAGATTTAAGAGTTTGAAGAGATTGTCTCATCACTTTTAAACCATTCCCTTATATTTTGCTGACCAGCCTGGCTTTATTTGATTCGAGTTGATGCTTTCCAGACCAAAATCTCATTGTGAAAACCTCAACTTGAAAGATTTTGGCTGTATTTTGCGAGGCTCACCTCTTTTTACTTCGGTATCAGTACTCGCACTTCTAACAGCAGTGAACTTGGGCACACTGACGCAGTTTTAGTCACTCTTTCCTTTTCCCAAACACATCTACACACGCATCTAATGACAACATAACACACTACGATGGTCGCCAGCTCAGGAAACAGAGGGTTCCTGTTTTTGACTCCAAGCTCTATTGTTATCTTGAACAGCATTTTGACAGtacactctctctctggctctctctcctTCTATCTGGGTTTCTCTCCCTCTACAGTTCTTGCTTCACACACTTGAGATATTACACAATTATTACTTTATCTAGCCAAATCTCGATCCCCATATAGCTCTTTGGTACCACACACCCTTATCTCGACCTTTCACTCTGCTAATATTGACAAAACCAGAGAGATAGTCAACACAACTCTCCATTAccacttttcctgttttatctATGCCTCTTATCTCTTCTCTTTGGATGAAGTCACACAGTCACTTCTCCTTCTGCACTCGAGGATCAACTATCTTCTCTGCCATCGCTCTGCTTCTGACAGTCTCTGTaactgtcttcatgcattttctctttccctctgccTGCTCCCTTCATTGTGGGAACCGACTGAGGTGCTGCATGCAGTCTATTTCGCAGCTGAAGGTGTTAGGGGGATTGAAGAAAAGTCTGGATAAGCAACAGCTGGACTTAATGCACCATTAAGGTCATTGGTTGTTCAAACTGCACCTGCAAATCCCCTGATTTCACCCCCCTGTCTAAAacctctctcttctgtctgttccctcccctccctccccttctcttttctctgttgcCCTCTCCTCTTTCGTCCACTTAGTCACCCCTTCTTTTCATTCCAGGCCTctcagctttctctctctcttgccctGTCAGCTATGaaatccctctctcttttctggtTCTTTAACGAAAATAACTGCTGCCACTGCTTCACTCCACTCTCATTCTGGTACCCCACATCcctgtctcctttttttgtctcgCTCCGCatgtccctctctccctctctttctttctctacctctctctctcattctccctATTTCAATGCCCCACCCGCTCGCAggctgttgtgttgtgtctaCCAGACCTTCTCGGTTGGAGCACAGGTTTCCTGAGTACTGGAACGGAACAGGAGCTGGCAGGGAGATACACTGAGAAAAGCCAGCTTGACTGTTCCCACTGAGCGTCACACACGCTCACACTGCTGCTCATAGCGATGCAACACAAGCAGGACACAGCATACACTATGATGTATGTAATGATGCAGCATGAGATGAGTAATCCCACCTGGATTCAGTTTACAATATGAAATGAATCCCAGGGTCTATTGAAAAAAACGTACTCTTTAAATTAATTAggagatgatttaaaaaaaaatatttagtgggtctttatcttttaatttacaaaatgaatcCATTAGAGACAAATTTACATATAGACATTAGCGCCGAGGCAATTTGTCAAGTAATCAACAGAAAGTGAAGAACGACAATTTTGATAGTCTATTAAGTCAGTTATCAAGCAAAAATTCCAAATATTCACTGCTTCCAGCTCATCAAATATGATGATTAAAGCTGTTCTATACTTTCTATCActgtaaatgaaacatttttaggttttggacttttttattggaaaaaaataagcaatctgatgacatcatcttggGTTTTCCCTATATTTTGAAAGGGTCGGCCTGTGGCATAGGGCACCAAATGAATATtaagttgtgtgtatgtgtgcggtGGGGGGTGCTTGTATACTGCTTTTGGAAATACATAGCCTACATAATCTTCATCTTAACAATTTCCTTTGTCCTCATTAACTTGCATGGATTTTCATCTGGTTTGATTTTACAAAGCCTTACTGTTAAGTCCTTGACAGTCTTATGTACTAGACAGTCTTAAGTCCTTGACAATCTTTAGTCCTTGACCCCAATGTGCCCTTTTGTCTAGAGGACTGCAAGGACTTTGCCTGAGCTGGAGGAACTATTGTGGCAATTGGTTTTAGTGTGAATTCGAATCTGAAGTTCTTGGACTGCAGGTTCCACTTTTTTGAGGGCTTTGATTCAAATCTTTTAGGGCTTCAGTCTAAAATATTGCTTAGGGCACCAACATTTTCAGGGCCAGCCttgtattttgacatttcatataCTAAACGATgaatcaaaagaaagaaaagaagttgACTGATAACTCGTTGATGAAATTAGTCATTAGTTGCAGATCTACCAGGCATGTACTGCTGCTTCTTGTTGAAAAAAGTTTGAATggataattgtttttttttaagggttttaaatattttacactttCTGTAAACAGACATTAATGCTGACTATCTTCCAGCTTTGCATATTACTGTCTGCATAGACAGAAGACACAAGCTGGCAGGCGTGCAACTCGTCACTTACACTATTAACACTGGTGCAGACAAACATAAACACTGCCATCCTAAGAATAACTCCCCAAAGAATAATGTTTATTTCACAGTGGCTCTTTGGTGTGTCCCCCTCCCCAGCAAAGTGAATGATGTTTACATCTTCCACTCCTCCTGATTTCACCCTGGAGAGGTCTGTGCCCTCTTCACCTGGATAGTTCACCACCCTGAATGAGCGGACGTGCCTGATAGCACCTAAAGAGACACCAAGATCTAACAACAGTGTGCTCCCGGTGGCCCCTAATGAAACTGTTGTTGGATTCCTCACTTTAGAATAACATTAGTATTTATGGATAGCTTTAAGCTTAATGGTAATCTAATTTTCAAAATGGCTTTTCTAAATTAAGAGGATGACACAGAGAAACCGTTAGAGGTTTAATGTGTGTTAAAAGCCTGACAGGGGACCTCATTAGAGACCAAGTTGAAACaaattgttttctctctctcagctgacAGGGCGCTGGTGGTGTTAATACATCAGACAATCTAATGCAGTGCTTGTTTTGTACATTATCAAGAGGTGTTTTAATGAAAGAAGAGACAGCAGCAACATTAAGATTACTGAGATGTATAAAAAAAGTTAGTAAAAGTAATTACTCTTTATGACCTGTCACTCCTCTATTTCAAACTAGTGACAGAAAACACGGTATATACAATACAAATGAATTTAATACACCACTTCACCAAGGATttattaatgataaaataaaatttgcaaatatataaatacacatgtcAATAAGAATggaataaaatagataaataatgtgaaaataaatgtatcattaaaacatgtgcaaaagttatatctttaaaatacaTATGTATGTGAATGATTGTATTTGATAGATTTTAGATTTaagttttattgaaaaaaataatcaaataaatcaaacttaacTACAGCTATGAGGAATTTTACAAATATTATGAGATGTAATAATATACccttctttgtgtgtttctgataGCAGATTTTCACTCcataatattgtttttgtaatattgtattatattacaattttaaattatatgatattatatgatattatatgatattacattatattatattatatattgtaatattgtgttttaattttgttgAAGGGTTGGGTGTTGTTCTTGGACACTGAGAAGGTGTTTGTGATATGGACATATGATCTGGTTGcgttaaaaaacacaatttaatattttattgactACTAtgaactacatttcccagaaggCATTACTGGTCGCTACATCATAAACCTGCGCAGAGCTGAGCTGGCGTTAGAGAGGAGGTAAACACATCGGATTACTTCTTCTAAAGTTATCAATGAACGAAATGcgtttttaaacaaaatatatgtttaattgAGCCcaactgttttatttctgtgattaTTTTATTCCTCCGATGagcagcatttttttcttttccgtGTGTTTTAGCTATATAGTTGATACGGTGCTACTCTGCTGTGCTAAAGCTAAGCTAGCTGTATTGAATAGGGGTTCAAACcttgtgtttctctctcaggtCTCCGTGAAATCCCCTCCGGTGGCTCTTTTCACCATGACTAAACTTCTGGAGTGGCTGTTCGGTGTGTCGGTCGTGGTCGCCGTCTGGGCTTTGGTCACCTTCGACCTGTTGGACCTAAGCCTGCCGCAGACCTACAGAGAGGTGGCCTGGCCCATgcctctgtatctgctggtgtCATTCGGCTGCTACTCTCTGGCCACAGTGGGATACAGGGTGGCCACCTTCAATGACTGTGACGAGGCTGCgaaggagctgcagcagcagatagTAGAAGCCAAAGAAGACTTGAAGAAAAGGGGCTTGAAGATGTAGAGCTAGGGAAAGGACTATGTAGAAACTTTTGAGAGACTGGGAGGGAAACATGGACCACCACTCTTCCCCCCTGTGTCTGCACTTGTTGGGTTCCGTGTGTCTCCTATTGAGGATCTtttgaatgtgtaaatgtgGCTGAACTCTGAATGTACACTTCTCTCTATGTTGTTTCCAGCAGACATGATATGTacatcaatcattttttttggAGTAATATTTACTTTTGTAGAATCTCACTCACTGTCATGTTAAAATTAGATATTGATCAGGCATGCCTTCAGTAATGAGACACGTCAGGTCTAATGGATGTTTTTTTGGGTCACTCAAAAATCATAACAGAGAAGTTTGAATCCTCTTTAAACGTtcatcattgtcactgtcacttAAGGACCTCCACCACCACAACCTCTTTTTAAAGCAACTGAATGAGATTTGACTGTGTATGTACGTTTCTGTTTAAACTACACTGCATCAGGTCGTTTCACAAACTTGAACCAGATGAAAGAGACAGTGAAAACACATGTTGCAGTCTTTTTGTTGTTAACTGCACACACGTAACCCTCCATGGCACACTGTTAAATTCCACTGAGTTCATATCACTGCTACGCTAAACTGTCATCTGTAACCAGTTGCTGATCACTGTCATCAAATGAAACCCAAAGGTCACGTTGGAGCAATCTGACTAATGTCGGTTTTTCACTGGAAATTCTCAGATGCTTTCAATCTGCCTCCGcttcaaaacaacacagtgcGGACCTTGTCTGTGTCTGGAGACTGTTGCTCGTCAGTGTAAATGGACTAGATTTAATCTGTAAAGACGTGTACATTCCATTGTCCAATATCAGAACTGTGCCCTGCAGCTATTGCTGGGACCTAATTAAATTGAGTctattttcttcagtttttctgcctacaaatgtgtatatatgtgtgtatgtgtgtgtaggctggTTGGGGGTTTGGATAGGGCCAGGAGGTATGCAAGTATGTGCATGAGTGCTTGTATATATGATGCATTCCTTCTCCAAGCATAGCCCACATGGCTTTAGGGGCTTTATATCAACCGTTCAATGCCTCCCTCTGTGCAAGACACAGATCTCTTTTGTCCCATTTTCTAGTTAACGGCAGGAAATATACATTATGCAgcatttccttttcttccctcacAGAGGTTTGTTCTAATCAGAAAATGTGAGCTAAGTATTTCGTTGTGAAGTAATCTGATGTTGGCAAGTACAGTTCCTTTGTGTGCGCCTTAAAAGACTGCCTATGCTCATTTTCGGCGAATCCCTGCTGTGCATAAACAAAGCATAGCCTGGCCAAAGGCATCATTATAGGGTTTCAAAAGCTCCCATAACTTCAGAACAAATGCAAAAGAGTTGGCAGTTCTCTTTGTGCAGGCTCTGCCTGTTGTGCCGTTTGGCTGTAGCCCCACCATGCCTTGCAACGCCACCCCCCCATGAATGTCTGCAAGCTGTTGCTAGAGCAGACTGGATGAAAGGCAACCTGTTATTTACCAGAAAACCTTCTACTCTGGCAATTACACCAAATGCTTTCCTCAGTAGGCAGCTATGTTCTTACTCGTAGCCACATGTGAAATAGTTAATCACTTCTGTTTGTTATCACTCTCCCCAAATTTAACTTAAAGACATCCATCTGTTCAATCTTTTTCTGCAGGATGTTGGACATAAGTATGAATCAGACTAAGCTCAACATATTATAGGCCATATAGTGCATGTGAACAGTGTGAGCATTTTTGTGCCTTTTCCATTTAATCCCTTAtttcaaacatacagtacataagcTTCATCCCAGACATAGCCCATAGCATTTACATAATAGCTAGTGTAAGTAAGTGTAATCGGATGCATACTGAGTATGAAGGCTGACCCAACAGAAATGAcctcaagcttttttttttttaatctccttgCATTTAATTTGCAGCAAATGTGAGATGAGGTAAGAGGTTCACAAGAGAGGATGCACCTGATACAGTATGGTAACTTGAAGCACTGAGCAAAATCCATAATAATGATTGCATAGTaattctgtgtctctgtctgcatACTCTTCGGACTTGGAGGTGAGAGGTTTTTGTGCCTCTGGTGTGTAAAGCTGCAGAGTGCTGCCTTCGCATTTCAATGGGCTACTTAAAGATTCGGTGTTGTGAACTTCGAGAGCTGTTATTAGGCGCATCATTTTAGCAGGGAAGCAGTAAGGAGCCAAGAGCTGATGATCGTTTCTTGTTGGTGTGCCTTCAATAATCCAGGGCCGTTTATTGTTCCTCTATAGTGAGCTGTCTTGGAGGACTgaacaaaaagtacaaaacatatatttttttactgaatTACATAATTTCACTGCATGACCTTAAAGTAGGCATTCTAACTTCCATTAGATAATATAGATGAAAAACATACAGTTCAAAGCAGAGGTATGAAACACTAACACAATCTCCAAGAGGATCTTGGTGTAAATCAGGAGCCCAATTGGCttcttttaaaattaattaattaatcagttGAAGTCTGCTCAGAAGAGACGTACCTGAAAATGGGATCAATATCAAACAGGcaacaaaaacctgcaaatctggaaaaaaaaccaaaaactaccaaccaaacaaaaaagcccAAACTACTAATTATGTCAAAACACAACCCATatctcaaacaaacacacgtaTTCAAAGTTTTTGCATCTGTGGGCACAAAAGTCTTTCTAAATAGTTCTGTGAAGCAACTTACTGGTGATTCAACACATTTTAGATGAAGTGAAAACACCAAACAGGGGATTCCCTTAAAGTATAATTTAAACTCTTACCCTGGTTCTGCCTTTCAACACCAATTAAAGAACcagccttttttaaataaatgtgttaaccCTGTTCCCACTGGCAGTGATGCTGTTCAGCCAACATACAACAGACGATAAAGTCTTgatagaaaacatttaaaagctttcTGAAAACATGTCTTATTGTTCTTCATACAATATACCACAATAGTTGTTTTTCACACTGAAGATATGAAGCTAGTTCTGAAGTATCTAAATTATTGATTCATTCTTGTATAATTAAGTGGGTGAGTACACTTGTTTGTGTGTCAAACTTATCATAACATACctaaatagtgattgtaaaaaCTTTGTTGTTGCCGCTTTGGTATTCTTTTTTTAGGGGGGGTTTGGGAAGTTGGAACCACTTACCAGAATTTCATAATTACTTTGGTTTTGGCGAGGGAGGATTTTGACAGTAAGGGGGAGGCTGACAAAAATGACAGACATGCACAGAATATTCTTCACCTTCTGCTCCAAAACAGGGAAGCTGAGAGGCTTCGGATAAATTGGAAGAAGAGCTGAAAAACTGGAGAAAAACCTAATGGGGATAGAGACAGTGAGGGGAGCAGGCCATAGGGTTGTGCCCGCAGCATGGCCCCACTGAGAcactataaaaaacatttctagaGACACTCTGTGACACTGCCGGGAGCAAATCCATCTCGACAGGCTGAGAACCAAGACTGAAAAAATGATAGGTTATCATTTTTCTGCACagaaaagacttttttttcacccacCCACACATTTCACAGCAAAACCTCAAACCCAACTACAGacggacagaaagagagatggagtcAGTAATCGAGGCCTAGAGCTGAAAGAGATGGAGATTTGATACAGAGACAGAGTAAGGACAGCAGTAATGACAGGATGAGAGTGACATGAGGACAAATCAAAACAGGAGATAAGatagatacagagagagagaaaggaccaattaaatggaaagaaagaaagaaatgtgggTAGAAGTTCCATGTACTCTCTGTCCAAAGCTCTGTTCAGCTTGTTAAACAATTATACAATGCATTGTGTTGTTTATCCGTTTTTAgtgtgaattttaaaaaactgaaatcctCATGCTTTTCCCATTCTTGTCTACAAATGGACGATTGGAATAGACAAAAATACAGACATATCTAGTTCAGTTAGGATCTAATGTTAATTAATGTCCCGTGTTCTTCTACACACCCAAAAGGTcttctgttacacacacacacacacacacacacacacacacacacacacacacacacacacacacacacacacacacacacacacacacacacacacacaaattcatacTGTAAGCGTGTTTGAAGTATAGCAGCCATCCACCTGATAAATCCTGAGTTCCATCAGAGCTATCTAAAAGATAATTTATTACCACAAAAGTTTATTACCACAGCTTCTACTTTCAGCTTCTGAagtaaacattttcagacaGCTCTGATGGATATCAGGATCTATCAGGAGGACGGCTGTTCAATTCCAAATAATTTCACTGCATGAacctggactgtgtgtgtgtgtgtgtgtgtgtgtgtgtgtgtgtgtgtgtgtgtgtttaaacagaTGACCTTTTGGATGTGTAGGCTAgaagatctatctatctatctatctatctatctatctatctatctatctatctatctatctatctatctatctatctatctatctatctatctatctatctatctatctatctatctatctatctatctatctatctatctatctatctatctatctatctatctatccatcatcaaacggaaaaataaaacaatgcatTGCATATTTGCTTATCCTGTTATCCAACAAGTTGACCACAGCCTTGGACAGAGGTTACTCAGGCCATAAAAGTATGGATGTGAGAAtgagtagtaaaaaaaaaaaaggagagagtgaCTAAGTGACACGGGCAGGAAACCAAAGCATGAACTGGAACAAGACGCATGACCCTTGCAGTGGCGACGGCTGTAAGTGTGTGACAAGGCTTTTTCGGGAAAAGGAGACCACACCCCGACCGCTGGCGATGGCAGGGGACCAAAATGTGCCCTGATTGGCCGAGAGGCTCCAGCTTGTTCTGTGTAACCAGTGTTTCCTTCCCATCATCCCTGTCTGACCCGCCTGTCATTTAAAGCTTTTACAGGACTCAAGCAGAGGAGAGAATAAAGGAGCTTCCAAACATGAGgctacattaaaatgaaatttaatCCGAACATGCAGTGCATCATcactgtataaaaatgatgtgaacACGGCTAAAAAGTCACTCAGGGGTCAGCCCATTGTTCTTTCGCTGCTCATAAACAGCTGCTTTGATACTTACGGTTCCCATCCTACGGCAGCGTGAAAGCTTATAAATGCCACAAATAGCTACAATATCATTAGGTAACCTCCCAAAGGTCCTGTAAGGCAGATACTCTTGGCTCTTCCGAGTATGTTAACTTATGCCAGCAGACGGACAGGGACTGGATGTGTCCTGCTGATATGGAGGCCTGACTCAGTCTAGAGATACCGAACCAGCTGGTTGTGTGAAACCATCTCTGCATTTTGGATATTTCCTGCTGCATCTCCGCCTCCACACACTGTTGGCTCAGTTCCCCTTGATGATAAATTGGTAAATGCCCTGGGTTTTCTGCTTGTTGggaaacacatacaaacacacacaaatacatgcaaaggatgtactgtgtatataaagacaggaaaaaccaacataaagtgtattagtaaggtgttgggccgCCACGtgccaccagaacagcttcagtgctccCTTGCCATTGACTCTACAGTCTCTGagctctactggagggatgaacatcaTTCTTCCAAAACATAGGTGTTCAATTTGGTTGTGATCTGGTGACAGTGAAGGCTATAGCATATGATTtagcactgtactgtacaaattgtattttgatTGCTTTGGCAACATTGTTCTTCAAATATTGTATTCCAGTAAAGCCCAATGAAttaattttgattaaaaatgtaattaataaaacCCAGGTTTGTGGCTTTTATGTATTGCCACATCTGAGTCAGAGTTAAGTACACCCAAATCCAGATCTTTGAAAAACCAAAAAAGGATGTTGAACAACACTGAAGGTATTCCAAGAATTCTCAAAAATTCCTCTAGGCATCTggataataaaaatgttccatATGCtgcataataaaacaaaacaaaaaggttttTAACCTATTCCCCAAGTTGCACCACTGTTTCCTAATCTTAACAATGATGGCAGCTGGAAATGACTTCATGTCCCTGTTCAAATTGTACAACTGgaaacaaaatgtaaagttGTTATAATTGTCAGTTATATTTGTCTAtgttaatattacattattttatattttcatacacTTCTGTTTCCATGCCATATTAAAATTAGCATGGCAATATGTCATTTCTGGCTACCTGGACTGGAAATATAGTCGAAACTTGGAAAACAGCGTAAAGGACATATTTTCATCCAGATGGttagatttttttgttgctgttaaaCACTATTCTGCATTTTACAAATTTTGGTgattatttcttctctttttttttttttttaaacagctgatgCTAAGCTTTATGACTGAAATATAATGGTAATACATGGGAGCCACAAGCTGATGCTAGATTTAAGAtacactgtaaatgtaaatgcttGCAAAACAACGTCCTCCTTCTTTAATCGTATTCTCAACATGCAGAGATTTTGATTCACACTGGTCTTGCTACTATTATATATAATGCTTCTGATCTAATGCAAACATATAGAGTTTTTCCTCATATAAACCTGTTACGACATTGCCCTCAGGATGTTCTTGTTTTCCTTGCTCCATGTTTGCTCTGTTTATCTCCTGACTACCCTCAACATTTACTACAGCGTTAAAGGTTTCACACTTGTAGTTCACATTTACTCAAGCTGGTATGCTGAACGagcaagtaaataaaaagaattgtCTCCTCTTGACAAGATACTACTCAGTGGGGCCCTTTCTAGGGGTCGGGCGGTTAAGAGTCCTGTCCACTGGCCTTAATTTATGACCAGCCCCTTTGAAAACACTGGGGAGTTGTGAGGCTGTGGCACCAGTTTTTGGTGCTACAGCTGTTTTTACTGTCACGGCCGTAAAGCTCCCCTGGGAAGGGagagacaagaggaggagagatgagaaCAATGGCTTGTCATGCAACTAGCAGAGGAGTAAGGGATCGTGGTTGGAAgaaagaggagtgtgtgtgtgtgtgtgagagagagtgtgagtgttgGGAGGGGAATGTTCCAGCACAGGGTGGAGGCTCGTCAGAAGGCTAAGATTAAGACAGTACCAGGATCACACCTGTGTATTTTGTCTCCACACCAAAAGGCTGTCCTAATGGGAATGATAAACATAGCACTCTCTCCTGTATTCCTTTATTGTTCTATTGTTGCTTTTCCCGT from Scomber scombrus chromosome 16, fScoSco1.1, whole genome shotgun sequence includes the following:
- the dpm3 gene encoding dolichol-phosphate mannosyltransferase subunit 3 yields the protein MTKLLEWLFGVSVVVAVWALVTFDLLDLSLPQTYREVAWPMPLYLLVSFGCYSLATVGYRVATFNDCDEAAKELQQQIVEAKEDLKKRGLKM